One part of the Gemmatimonadaceae bacterium genome encodes these proteins:
- a CDS encoding dihydrofolate reductase family protein, giving the protein MRKLVVSEFMTLDGVMQAPGGKDEDRDGGFEHGGWTLPYWHDDIGKSFLALMKDADAFLLGRRTYVTHAEAFEPMAPGDPFGDVMNAPKKYVVSKTLEKPIWRNTTIIRDNVIESVRDLKAQPGKNILTDGSSQLVHALLANDLVDELHLLVYPLALGTGKRVLPNGVHATFGLTSATPYPTGVVGLHYARQR; this is encoded by the coding sequence ATGAGAAAGCTGGTTGTTTCCGAGTTCATGACACTCGATGGCGTGATGCAGGCGCCGGGTGGCAAAGATGAAGATCGAGATGGAGGGTTCGAGCACGGCGGCTGGACGCTGCCCTACTGGCATGACGACATTGGCAAGAGCTTCCTCGCGCTGATGAAGGATGCCGATGCCTTCCTCCTGGGACGGCGCACCTATGTAACGCACGCCGAGGCGTTCGAACCTATGGCCCCCGGCGACCCGTTCGGGGATGTCATGAATGCGCCGAAGAAGTACGTCGTTTCGAAGACACTCGAGAAGCCAATCTGGCGCAACACCACGATCATCCGCGACAACGTCATCGAGTCGGTGCGCGATCTGAAGGCGCAACCCGGCAAGAATATCCTGACCGACGGCAGCAGCCAGCTTGTTCACGCCTTGCTTGCGAACGATCTGGTCGACGAGCTGCATCTGCTCGTGTACCCGCTGGCGCTAGGCACCGGCAAGCGTGTGCTGCCGAATGGCGTTCATGCGACGTTCGGATTGACGTCCGCGACACCATATCCAACCGGGGTAGTGGGCTTGCACTACGCCCGTCAGCGTTAA
- a CDS encoding DinB family protein produces the protein MIEHTDTGALALIRDLERTRDETLKCFSLEQRDLELTYAPGKWSIRFLLHHLSDSETVLYDRIARVLSEPRQVIWVFDQDAWAAGLDYSERPLDISRRIYESIRNAIIYYAGLHYEQKGHLEFVHSVTGVRTLKDEFDKIASHNEHHLEQIRQALRK, from the coding sequence ATGATCGAACACACTGACACCGGCGCACTCGCTCTCATCCGAGACCTGGAAAGGACGAGAGACGAGACGCTGAAATGTTTCTCCCTCGAGCAGCGCGATCTCGAGCTGACGTACGCGCCGGGCAAGTGGTCCATCAGGTTTCTCCTGCACCACCTGTCTGATAGCGAGACTGTTCTTTACGATCGAATTGCCCGAGTCCTCAGCGAGCCTCGTCAGGTGATTTGGGTCTTCGATCAGGATGCCTGGGCCGCGGGACTCGACTACTCGGAGAGGCCTCTCGACATCTCGCGACGGATTTACGAATCGATTCGGAACGCAATCATCTACTACGCCGGCCTTCACTACGAGCAAAAGGGCCACCTCGAGTTCGTGCACAGCGTAACGGGCGTGCGGACCTTGAAGGATGAATTCGACAAAATCGCCTCTCACAACGAGCATCATCTGGAACAGATCAGGCAGGCGTTGCGCAAGTGA
- a CDS encoding GNAT family N-acetyltransferase: MRLATKKPWAIDVSCFSPVKRPLYLTGMAVSVAHQGEGLGQLAVEDALAVARAWPADAIRLDAYDAEAGAGPFYARCGFRERGHVVYKSDPLVYYEFLLA; encoded by the coding sequence TTGCGACTGGCGACGAAGAAGCCGTGGGCGATCGACGTTTCCTGCTTCAGTCCGGTAAAGCGGCCGCTGTATCTCACCGGCATGGCGGTGTCAGTCGCGCATCAAGGCGAGGGGCTAGGGCAGTTGGCTGTCGAGGACGCTCTCGCGGTGGCACGGGCATGGCCGGCCGACGCCATTCGGCTGGATGCCTATGACGCCGAGGCAGGTGCAGGACCCTTTTACGCCAGGTGTGGCTTCCGTGAGCGCGGCCATGTTGTGTACAAGAGCGACCCACTTGTGTATTACGAATTCCTGCTCGCCTAG
- a CDS encoding heme-binding protein, with protein sequence MDPMPGTHRFLFASVVLTSFVMLPQSSAGAQGGLAAQAASQIVEGCVAHARAKGQSHAVAVYDDGGHLVAYLRMDGNSPGVGAFAMQKGAAGAHWRFSTAAMANSVKETPGFANAPHVVTVAGGIPVFSRDGKQFLGAVGVSGEAAHDDAACAEAGVKAAGLSPSRISR encoded by the coding sequence ATGGATCCCATGCCGGGCACGCATCGGTTCTTGTTTGCGAGCGTAGTGCTTACTTCGTTCGTCATGCTCCCGCAGTCGAGCGCGGGCGCGCAGGGCGGACTTGCCGCGCAAGCCGCTTCTCAAATCGTTGAAGGCTGCGTAGCTCACGCTCGGGCCAAGGGACAAAGCCATGCAGTTGCGGTCTACGACGACGGAGGTCACCTCGTGGCCTATCTGAGAATGGACGGAAACTCCCCCGGCGTCGGCGCCTTTGCAATGCAGAAAGGTGCCGCTGGCGCTCACTGGCGCTTTTCAACGGCGGCAATGGCAAATTCAGTAAAGGAAACCCCGGGATTCGCCAATGCACCGCACGTGGTCACAGTTGCGGGTGGCATTCCCGTGTTCTCCAGGGACGGAAAACAGTTCCTGGGGGCGGTTGGGGTTTCCGGCGAAGCCGCGCACGACGATGCTGCCTGCGCAGAGGCAGGAGTAAAGGCAGCAGGATTGTCACCTTCCAGAATTAGCCGCTGA
- a CDS encoding DUF4386 domain-containing protein, producing the protein MNQLDAKGARVLARVGGVLYLIIIVTGAVGEAVVRGTIVVSGNAAATAANLRSMESLWRLGVAGEVVLLACATALAVIFYILLRPVSRELALAAVFFNLVCIAIEGVAAVSLASALFPLASATYLSAFTPDQVNAMAMLSVRSHTTGFGIALIFFGVECVILGYLIYRSGYMPGIIGVLMEIAGVCYVINSFALLLSPALSSKLFPVILMPALVAEVSLAFWLLVNGVNAEKWARP; encoded by the coding sequence GTGAATCAGCTCGATGCGAAGGGCGCCCGGGTTTTGGCCAGGGTCGGTGGAGTGCTCTACCTCATCATCATCGTCACCGGCGCCGTGGGTGAGGCCGTGGTCAGGGGCACCATCGTCGTCTCAGGGAATGCGGCAGCCACGGCCGCCAACCTGCGATCGATGGAGTCGCTCTGGCGTCTCGGGGTCGCCGGAGAAGTCGTGCTCCTGGCATGCGCGACTGCCCTGGCGGTGATCTTTTACATTCTGCTGCGCCCCGTCAGCCGCGAGCTGGCACTGGCGGCCGTCTTTTTCAATCTCGTGTGCATCGCGATCGAAGGCGTTGCAGCCGTTTCCCTGGCGTCGGCGCTTTTTCCACTGGCCAGCGCCACATACCTGAGTGCGTTCACGCCGGACCAGGTTAACGCGATGGCGATGCTGTCGGTCCGGTCGCACACTACAGGATTCGGCATCGCGCTGATTTTCTTCGGCGTCGAGTGCGTCATACTCGGCTACCTGATCTACCGGTCGGGCTACATGCCGGGAATTATTGGTGTTCTCATGGAGATAGCCGGAGTCTGTTACGTCATCAACAGTTTCGCTCTGTTACTCTCGCCTGCGCTCTCGAGCAAGCTATTTCCAGTGATTCTCATGCCGGCGCTTGTCGCCGAGGTATCCCTCGCCTTTTGGCTACTCGTGAATGGCGTGAATGCGGAGAAGTGGGCGCGGCCTTGA